Genomic segment of Sodaliphilus pleomorphus:
GATGCCGCAACGCTACATCACACACACAATACACAACAAAAAGAAACAACAATATAAATCATATATATGGAAACAATCAAGTTTGGGAAATATGTGTCGCTGGCCTATGAGATTTTTGTAGTCGACGGCGGCAAGGAAACCTCGGTGTTCAAGTTCAGCCAGTCGAAGCCCGACAGCTTTGTCTATGGCATGGATCAGACGATGATCGACGCCTTCATGAAGCACATCGAGGGCAAGGCACAGGGCGACACGTTCGACTTCACGCTCACGCCCGAGGAAGCCTTCGGCGACAGGAAGCAGGAGCTGGTGATGACATTTGACAAGAAGATGTTTGAGCACGACGGCGAGTTTGACAGCGACAACGTGTATGAGGGTGCGGCAGTGCCCATGCGCACCGAGCAGGGCATGATTGTGACCGGCCGTGTGACGGCCATCACCGCCACCGAGGTGACCCTCGACTTCAACCACCCACTGGCGGGCGAAACAATACACTATGTGGGCCAGGTGCTGCTCGTGCGCGACGCCACGCCCAGCGAGCTCAACCCCAAGCACGGCGGCTGCGAGGGCTGCAGCGGCAGTTGCGGCCACGAGGGCGGATGCGATGGTTGCAGCGGCAGCTGCGACTGATCACTCCCCTTGCAGCCTCACTGCTTGAAGATCACGGCCACGGCGATCACGGCCACCAGCAAGACGGCCGCCACCAGCCACAGCACAAAGGTGCGGTGATCGACCGGCTCGTCCTCGGTGTTGCGATGCAGCCCGGGCCAGTCGTGCTCGTCGTGGAGCTCGGGCAGCGACGTGCGTTGCATCGTGCTCTGCTGCTCGGCAGCCTGCTCCTGGTTGTGGCGAGCCTCCTCGGCACCGGGATTGAGCACACGCTCAAAGTCGGTCTGGCCCGGGCCCAGCACTTGCAGGAAATCGTCGTTGCGACGGCGGCGCTTGTATTCTTTCATCGTTTTGCAGTGTTTTTACGGTTTACTATCTACATGAAAAACGGGCAAAAACTGCTAATTCCAATTAGAAGTGCAAAACTCTGCGGTGCATTAAAACATGAAAAACACCGCGGAGGTTTGCCTTGCGGCTGGGGGCGCGAAGCCCCCAAAGAGCATTGGCGGATAACTTAAGCAATACAAAAAAAGAGGAGATCTTTGCTAATTCCAATTAGAAGTGCAAAACTCTGTGGTGCATTAACCCATGAAAAACACCGCGGAGATTTGCCTTGCGGCTGGGGGCGCGAAGCCCCCAAAGAGCATTGGCGGATGACGTAAGCAATACAAAAAAAGAGGAGAACCTTCGTTCCCCTCCCTAAGATTAATTAATTTTGTATTGTGATGTATAAACAATTAACCTCAGAGCAAAGATACACAATAAGTGTGCTACTCCAAAAGAAATTCTCACTTAGTTTCATAGCCGAGACTATTGGTGTGTCAGTGTAAGCACGGTTTCTCGTGAGCGAAGGCGTAATGCTAATGCTAAAGGCGTTTATGCCGCACCTACGGCCGTATTGAAAGTCAAACGGCGTAAGGCAAGAGGAGAGATCGAACGACAGATAGCTTAGCACACTGGTTTCACTATTTCTACTCTCATGCCAAGAGCACTGATGATCCTATAAAAGGCACCGACGCTGGGTGTGATGATACCATTTTCTATTTTTGAGATATACGACTTGGTCGTGTGAGTGCGTTTCGCAAGTTCAGCCTGAGTCATATTGGCTTCTTTCCGAGCGTCGTGAAGTATCTGACCCGAGTAGAAAGAGTATGCCTTCTCCTCTGCCAATGCTCGCTCGGGAGTGCCCGCCTTCCCAAATTTCTTATCAAGAACCAAATCGTAATCAGCGATTTTGTGATTGTTTGTCTGCATAGTATGCCTCCTTAATTTTAATTGCCTTTTCTATTTCTGCGTTTGGCGTTTTCTGAGTCTTCTTTTGGAAACCATTGAAAAGAACCACAATCCTACCTTCGTCGAAGATGAAGAATACACGGAATATATTGCTGTTGAAATCCGTCCTCAACTCATAGATGCCTTCTCTAATCAGTTTCACGAACTTCTTGGACAACCGATCTTGGGTCTTCAAGAGAAGTAATCCATACTGAATTTTCTCCTGCTCTTTGTCCGTCAACGTTTCCATGAAAGCTTCAAAATAGCCACCATAAGTAACTATCTTCCTTTCCATATCACAAAGGTAGGAAAAGTTTCAATATTAGACAACTTTTTCCTTATACTATTTCATGCTAAAAAAAAATTAAATCGTATCACGGAATTGACAAACATCTTTAATTTGCAATTTGTAATCAACATATTTTTTATTGAAATAGTACTGAAGTTATAACTGTACATTTTGTACCATTTACCACGTAACAATCTGATAATCAAGTAACATTATATTTTCAATATGGAATGAAAAAAGGGGCAAAAACGGCTCTTATTTGCTAAAGAAAGTTAAAGGCAGAAAAAATGTGCCGAAAAATTATGTTGTAAAACATATTTGTCTTACTTTTGCATCGGTTTTTCATGGTATTAGTTTTTAAGGTTACGAGATACCAGGCGTCGTGAGACGGTTCTTATTTCGTTTTTGTTTAAGGTTTATGTTAATGGTATTAGAAGGTTAATTAGTTAAGCAATCCGCGATAGCGATATCACGGATTTTTTTGTACCATAACTTCGTTCCTACTCTTATAGGCATTTCTATCAAGATGAATTGCCACAGAAGAAATCAGTCAGAAGGGGATGTCGGGGGCAGCAGCGCCGGCATTTCCACCACCCTGTGGCTGCCGGGGTTGCGGCTGGGGCGCGGCAGCGGGCGACGACGGCGCTGTGGCCTGCGGGCGGCTGCCCAGGAGCTCAAAGGTGTCGGCATACACCTCGGTCACCGTGTGCTTGATGGTGTTGCGGTCTTCCCAGGTGCGCGTGCGCAGCTTGCCCTCGATATAGAGCTTGGTGCCGCGGCGAATGTAGCGCTCGGCAATCTCGGCGTTCTTGCCCCACATCACGATGCGGTGCCACTCGGTGCGCTCGGGCACTTGCTGCCCGCCGGCAGCGGTATAGGCCCGCTCGGTGGTGGCCAGTGAGAACGTGGCCACAATCTGGCCCTGGGCTGGATAGCGCACGTCGGGGTCCTTGCCCACGTTGCCCAGCAGAATGACTTTGTTGACTGACATAGTGTGTAACCGTTTTATTCTTTTTCGTTTTCAAAATGCACACCCGCTACGCCGGCAGATGGGGGCACTCAGGGGCAGTGCCGCCTGCGGTCCCGGCAGCGCACAGTGCGCAACATCTCTATCACAAAAATAGCAAAATCGGGCAAAACTCACAAAAAAGTTTTTTTCACACCCCACACGACAATGATAATGATAGAAAAAACGTGTGGGCACACCTGCCTCACACGCTTTCTGTATCAAAGTGCCGCCGGCAGGTGCTGTTGTACAGCACCTGCTGCAGGAGGTGGTGGTGACTGCCAACAAGCCACAGGTGCCCGAAGACATCTTCGAGACCTGGTCGCAAAAGACAATAGACTATGAGGAAATCGAGCGCAAGGGCATCTCCTCGCTCGAGGATGTGCTGCGGCGCATGCCCGGCATCATCGTGAAAAACGGGCAGGCCTACTTGATGCGCGGCGGCCTGCAAGCCGTGGGGTTCTTCATCGACGGCACCTACTTCCAGCCCATGGGGCGTAGACCTGAGAGAGACCCTCTACTGGGCGCCATGCCTCACGACCGACCGCGCAGGGCACTCGAGCTTCAGCTTCTACACCAGCGACAACAGCGCCACCGCCTACACGCTCACCATCGAGGGCATCACCCAGGACGGCGAGCTCATCAACAAGCGCATCACCATCGACAAGCGCTGACAACGACATTTCACCCCTAATGCAACAAAAAGACAATGTGGCTTTGAACTATTAACATATAATTTTTTGTTTAGATATTACAAAAGTCTTATCTTTACACAAAACAGGCCTTCAATTACATAACTTTTAAACGTTTTTTTATCATGGTTAGAATCGGGAAAGGCAATATCACACTTGGCACAGGGCTGGCCGCGAGGGTGCTGGCCGTGCTGGCGCTGCTCCTGGTGGCATGGACAGGCATGGCGCGGGCCACGTCGGTGTCGGCCGACAGCATCGCAGCCCGGCTCAAGATGCAGCAGTACTACTTCCCGCAGGAGAAAATACACGTGACCACCGACAAGGCCCGCTACATGAGCGGCGACACCGTGTGGCTGCGCGCCTTTGTCGTCAACGCCGCCACAGGCGAGCCGGTGAGGGAGAGCAAATACGTGTACGTGGAGCTTCGCAACCCCTTCGACAGCATCGCCCGACGCGTGAAGATCATCGAGCGCAAGGGTGTGTACTCGGGCTACATCCCCCTCGACCGCAAGCTGCCCGAGGGGCACTACACGCTCGTGGCCTACACCATGTTTATGGAGAGCCTGGGCCAGGACTTCTTCTTCAAGAAGGGCATCGAGGTGGCCAGCATCTTCTCGCTGCGCTACCGCATCGACACCAGGCTCGCCTGGAAGGACGGCGACGGAAGCCCACAGCTCGACGTCGACATCGCCTGCTCCGACCGCAACACCGGCGCGCAGGTCGCCATCGAGAACATGAGCTACACGCTCGACGACCAGAAGGTGCACACCCGCATCGTGGGCGGCAGCGCCGTGCACTTCGCGCTCAAGGGCGAGCGCGACACCCAGTCGCGCCACATGCTCGTGTGGTGCGACGACTACGGCAAGTATGTCGACATCCCCAGGCCCGAGAGCGAGTATATGGTCTACTTCATGCCCGAGGGCGGATACCTCGTGCCCGGCGTGAAATGCAACGTGGCCGTCAAGGCCCTGGGCAGCAACGGGCTGGGCAGGCGCCTGGAGGGCACCGTCAAGGACCGCGCAGGCGCCACCGTGGCGCACTTCGCGACCGGCCATGCGGGCATGGCCGTGTTCGCGCTCACTCCCGAGCGCGGCCAGGTGTACACAGCCACGTGCACCACGCCCGACGGTGAAGCCAAGACGGTGACCCTGCCCGTGCCGCGACCCGGAGCCGCCGTGCTGCACGTGACCCGCAGCGGCGACGCCACCGTCGTCGTCCAGCCTGTGGGAGACGTGCCCGCCGGGGCCACCGTCGTCGTCCAGCAGCGCGGCGCGCTGGTCAAGGCCGGCAGCGGCAGGCTCTCGCTGCCGCTCGACAGCATCGAGGCGGGCGTGGTGCAGTGCCTGCTGCTCGACAGCCGCATGAGAAAGCTCAGCGAGCGCCTCTTCTTCGCCCCGGGACGCGCCACCCGACGGGTGGATGTGAATTGCGACAAGCCGGCCTACGGCCGTCGCGAGAAGGTGGACGTGATCGTCGACCTGCACCACTACGACGTGGCCGCCGGCGACTATGCCGTGAGCGTGACCGACAACGCCTATGTGCCCGTCGACAGCGCCACGAGCATCGCCACACAGCTGCTGCTGCAGTCGGAGCTGCGCGGGCACATCGAGGACCCGGGCTACTACTTCAGGCAGCCCGGACGTGAGGCCGAGCTCGACGCTCTCATGCTCACCCAGGGCTGGACCCGCTACGACGTGCCCAGGGCCCTGCGCGGGGCCCTGGCCGAGCCCGAGGCGCCGCTCGAGAAGGGCTATGTGGCCACCGGAAGGGTCGTGAGCGAGTTCCGCAAGAAGCCCATGAGCGGCGTCACCGTGCAGGTGATCGCCCCAAAGGTGAACTACGCCTCCTCGTTCACCACCGACGCCAACGGCGAGTTTGCGCTCAGCGGCATGGACTTCCCCGACAGCGTGAAGCTCGTGATGCAGGTCGAGGACAAGGGCAAGCGAAAATATGCCAACGTGAGCCTCGTGCAGTCGACCCCTGCCGCAACAGCCTCGCTGCCGGCCGCCGCCTCGCTGCCCGCCCACGTGGCCAAGGCCGACGAGGCCTACCGCGACATGGAGTCGAAGCGCATCACGGCCCTGGGCGGCATGACGAGCATCCTGCTGCAGGAGGTGGTGGTGACTGCCAACAAGCCACAGGTGCCCGAAGACATCTTCGAGACCTGGTCGCAAAAGACAATAGACTATGAAGAAATCGAGCGCAAGGGCATCTCCTCGCTCGAGGACGTGCTGCGGCACCTGCCCGGCATCATCGTGAAAAACGGGCAGGCCTACTTGATGCGCGGCGGCCTGCAAGCCGTGGGTTTCTTCATCGACGGCACTTACTTTGAGACCATGAAGGCAATGTTTGACGAAAACCCCGACCCCGTCTACACCGTTGAGCAGCAAGCACAATACCACACCATGACCCAAGGTATGTCGATGACAATAGAGGAATACACCAAGATGAGCGCTGAAAATGAAAACGTGATAAAGGAAATAGAAGACAGATATCCGCTGAGCACCATAAAGATGGTGTACTACATTCCACCTGGCATGGCTACCGTGTTTGGCCGTCGCGGCACGGCTGGCGGCATCGTGATGATAAAGACCAAGGACGGCACCGAGAAAATGAAGGGGGTGCAAGACGACTTGGGCCTGCACATGTTCATCGCCCAAGGCTACCAGCGACCCGCCGAGTTCTACTCTCCTGCCTACTCGCCCGCCCAGGCCGCCAACGGTGAGGGCGTAGACCTGAGAGAGACCCTCTACTGGGCGCCGTGCCTCACGACCGACCGCGCAGGGCACTCGAGCTTCAGCTTCTACACCAGCGACAACAGCGCCACCGCCTACACGCTCACCATCGAGGGCATCACCCAGGACGGCGAGCTCATCAACAAGCGCATCACCATCGACAAGCGCTGAAACAACTCAAATGATTCACCCTAATAAAAAAAACATTATGATACGCATCAAGAAAGAAGACCCAGATTTGTCCAAAGGAAACCTTGCTTGAGTGTTGAAACACATGTAGGGTTCACACAATTTAAGAAAAAATGAGGAGCCAAAATTTTAGCTTTCGCGTGATTTTGTGTAAATTTGTACGTTTTATGGCGAAGCCTTGCCAAGAGGCCGTTTTCGGGGCCCAAAAGGCCGAAAACGGGGCAAAAAACAGCGAGGCAGCACACGCAACGAAACACAGAGAAGAGAAAGAACTGAAATTTATATGTCATCAGAAGATTTAAGAGAAGAAGAAGTAGAGAAAAAGTACTCGGCGCACAACATACAAGTGCTCGAAGGCCTGGAGGCCGTGCGCAAGCGTCCGTCGATGTACATAGGCGATACACACGTCAAGGGACTGCACCATCTGGTGTCGGAGGTAGTCGACAACTCGATCGACGAGGCCCTGGCAGGATTCTGCAACGACATACAGGTGACCATACTCAAGGACGACTCGATCGTAGTGAAAGACAACGGCCGCGGCATTCCCGTCGACGAGCACGAGAAGCTGCACAAGTCGGCCCTCGAGGTGGTGATGACCGTGTTGCATGCCGGTGGCAAGTTTGACAAAGGTTCCTACAAGGTGTCGGGCGGTCTGCACGGCGTGGGCGTGAGTTGCGTGAACGCCCTGAGCGACTACCTGCGCGCCGAGGTGCGGCGCGGCGGTCACGTCTACATGCAGGAGTATGCCTATGGCAAGCCCACCAGCCCGGTGAGCATCATAGGCGACTGCGACGAGAGCGACCACGGCACCACCATCCAGTTCCACCCCGATGCCACGATATTCCAGAGCACGGTCTACCAGTTTGACATACTGTCGACGCGGCTGCGCGACTTGGCCTACCTGAATGCCGGGGTGCGTCTCACGCTCACCGACATGCGCGACCTCGACGAGGAGGGTAAGCCGCACAGCGAGGTGTACTACAGCGAGACGGGCCTCAACGACTTTGTGCGCTTTCTCGACGAGGGCAAGACCTCGCTCATAGGCGACGTGATACACATCCACAGCAATAAGAACAACATTCCTATTGAGGTGGCCATGACCTACAACGACTCGTTCAAGGAAAACATCTACTCGTTTGTCAACAACATCAACACCGTGGAGGGCGGCACGCACCTCACGGGCTTCCGCCGCGGCCTGGGCGCCACGCTCAAGAAATATGCCGAGGACAACAAGATGCTCGACAAGGTGAAGGTGGAGCTCAACAAAGACGACTTTCTCGAGGGGCTCACCGCCGTGATATCGGTCAAGGTGCTGGAGCCGCAGTTTGAAGGCCAAACCAAGACCAAGCTGGGCAACACCGAGGTGATGGGCGCCGTCGACTCGAGCGTGCGCGAGGCACTGGGCAACTACCTCGAGGAGCACCCCAACGAGGCCAAGGCCATCGTCGAGAAGGTGATCCTGGCCGCCACGGCACGGCACGCCGCCCAGACGGCAAGGGCGCGCATACAGCGCAAGTCGCCGCTCTCGGGCTCAGGACTGCCCGGCAAGCTGGCCGACTGCTCGTGCAAGGACCCGGCCCAGAGCGAGCTGTTTCTGGTCGAGGGCGACTCGGCAGGCGGCAGCGCCAAGCAGGGCCGCGACCGCAACTTCCAGGCCATATTGCCGCTGCGAGGCAAGATACTGAACGTGGAGAAGGTGATGGAGCACAAAATCTACGAGAGCGAGTCGGTGGTCAACATCTTCCGCGCCCTGGGCATCACCGATCCCAAGAACTTCGAGTTTGAGAAGTTGCGCTACCACC
This window contains:
- a CDS encoding FKBP-type peptidyl-prolyl cis-trans isomerase; this translates as METIKFGKYVSLAYEIFVVDGGKETSVFKFSQSKPDSFVYGMDQTMIDAFMKHIEGKAQGDTFDFTLTPEEAFGDRKQELVMTFDKKMFEHDGEFDSDNVYEGAAVPMRTEQGMIVTGRVTAITATEVTLDFNHPLAGETIHYVGQVLLVRDATPSELNPKHGGCEGCSGSCGHEGGCDGCSGSCD
- a CDS encoding helix-turn-helix domain-containing protein; this translates as MQTNNHKIADYDLVLDKKFGKAGTPERALAEEKAYSFYSGQILHDARKEANMTQAELAKRTHTTKSYISKIENGIITPSVGAFYRIISALGMRVEIVKPVC
- a CDS encoding type II toxin-antitoxin system RelE/ParE family toxin, which translates into the protein MERKIVTYGGYFEAFMETLTDKEQEKIQYGLLLLKTQDRLSKKFVKLIREGIYELRTDFNSNIFRVFFIFDEGRIVVLFNGFQKKTQKTPNAEIEKAIKIKEAYYADKQSQNR
- a CDS encoding single-stranded DNA-binding protein, giving the protein MSVNKVILLGNVGKDPDVRYPAQGQIVATFSLATTERAYTAAGGQQVPERTEWHRIVMWGKNAEIAERYIRRGTKLYIEGKLRTRTWEDRNTIKHTVTEVYADTFELLGSRPQATAPSSPAAAPQPQPRQPQGGGNAGAAAPDIPF
- a CDS encoding TonB-dependent receptor plug domain-containing protein, whose protein sequence is MPPAGAVVQHLLQEVVVTANKPQVPEDIFETWSQKTIDYEEIERKGISSLEDVLRRMPGIIVKNGQAYLMRGGLQAVGFFIDGTYFQPMGRRPERDPLLGAMPHDRPRRALELQLLHQRQQRHRLHAHHRGHHPGRRAHQQAHHHRQALTTTFHP
- the gyrB gene encoding DNA topoisomerase (ATP-hydrolyzing) subunit B, producing the protein MSSEDLREEEVEKKYSAHNIQVLEGLEAVRKRPSMYIGDTHVKGLHHLVSEVVDNSIDEALAGFCNDIQVTILKDDSIVVKDNGRGIPVDEHEKLHKSALEVVMTVLHAGGKFDKGSYKVSGGLHGVGVSCVNALSDYLRAEVRRGGHVYMQEYAYGKPTSPVSIIGDCDESDHGTTIQFHPDATIFQSTVYQFDILSTRLRDLAYLNAGVRLTLTDMRDLDEEGKPHSEVYYSETGLNDFVRFLDEGKTSLIGDVIHIHSNKNNIPIEVAMTYNDSFKENIYSFVNNINTVEGGTHLTGFRRGLGATLKKYAEDNKMLDKVKVELNKDDFLEGLTAVISVKVLEPQFEGQTKTKLGNTEVMGAVDSSVREALGNYLEEHPNEAKAIVEKVILAATARHAAQTARARIQRKSPLSGSGLPGKLADCSCKDPAQSELFLVEGDSAGGSAKQGRDRNFQAILPLRGKILNVEKVMEHKIYESESVVNIFRALGITDPKNFEFEKLRYHRVIIMTDADVDGAHIATLLMTFFYRCIPDIITHGCLYIATPPLYRCLKGNNQEYCWTDQQVRTFIDKYGQGEERNVKVQRFKGLGEMNPEQLWDTTMDPENRMLKRVRVEDAASADHTFSMLMGEDVAPRRKFIEENATYATLDT